One genomic region from Bacillus aquiflavi encodes:
- a CDS encoding ABC transporter ATP-binding protein, producing the protein MIEVQKVTQTYHSFTALHSVDLTIHNGEFIAILGPSGCGKTTLLKLLAGFMKPVSGKIVMDTTVVASKSKLVPPEKRNIGMVFQSFALWPHITVYQHFKFPLLHHPYTAYALKGRIEERVHDVLSLVGLEKLSNRYPAQLSGGQKQRVAFARAIAHQPNLLLMDEPLSALDAELRMDMRKEIQKIHRQTHASIVYVTHDQSEALAMADKIVVMNNGKIEQAARPEVIYTKPETEFVAKFVGKCNIIKGTWTNDVFIPEQFPLERWPDIGVSVNLKQKGIYPVRPEQWQLTKDHNQVLNGVITFVQYQGKEIHYTVEVKNDIWTVHDSVHSSRFYVGDRVNLSVKTKSTETVLI; encoded by the coding sequence TTCTGGCTGTGGAAAAACGACTTTATTAAAATTGCTAGCTGGTTTTATGAAGCCTGTGAGCGGTAAAATTGTTATGGACACCACTGTTGTAGCTTCAAAGTCAAAGCTTGTTCCGCCTGAGAAACGGAATATTGGCATGGTTTTCCAATCGTTTGCTCTTTGGCCACATATCACAGTATATCAACATTTTAAATTTCCGTTGCTGCATCATCCCTACACTGCATATGCGTTAAAAGGTCGGATCGAGGAAAGAGTGCACGATGTTTTATCGTTAGTTGGCTTAGAAAAATTATCTAACAGGTATCCTGCCCAACTATCAGGAGGACAGAAGCAAAGAGTTGCTTTTGCACGGGCAATTGCCCATCAGCCAAATTTGTTACTAATGGATGAACCGCTCAGTGCTCTTGATGCAGAATTGCGAATGGATATGAGGAAAGAAATTCAAAAGATTCATCGCCAGACACATGCTTCGATTGTGTATGTTACCCATGACCAAAGTGAGGCGTTGGCAATGGCAGATAAAATTGTTGTCATGAACAATGGGAAAATTGAACAAGCAGCCCGCCCAGAAGTCATTTACACAAAACCAGAAACGGAGTTTGTTGCAAAATTTGTTGGAAAATGCAATATTATTAAAGGAACTTGGACAAATGATGTTTTTATACCGGAACAATTTCCTTTAGAGCGTTGGCCGGATATTGGAGTTTCCGTCAACTTAAAACAAAAAGGAATTTATCCTGTCCGCCCAGAACAGTGGCAGTTGACAAAAGATCACAATCAAGTGCTTAACGGTGTGATAACCTTTGTACAGTATCAAGGTAAAGAGATTCATTATACTGTTGAAGTAAAAAATGATATTTGGACGGTTCATGATTCAGTTCATTCTTCACGTTTTTATGTTGGTGATCGAGTAAATCTTTCTGTCAAAACTAAATCAACAGAAACGGTGCTAATCTAA
- a CDS encoding glycerol-3-phosphate dehydrogenase/oxidase has protein sequence MEFSARERKDIQNELQSKTFDVLIIGGGITGAGIALDAVTRGMTVALVEMQDFAAGTSSRSTKLVHGGLRYLKQFEVGMVAEVGKERAIVYENGPHVTTPEWMLLPIHKGGTFGKFSTSIGLKLYDFLAGVKSGERRQMLTDVETLNKEALIKKQGLKGGGYYVEYRTDDARLTIEVLKKAVEQGAVALNYSKVTELIYKNNKVAGASIVDQQSFAEYEINAKKVVNAAGPWVDTIREKDQSKEGKMLQLTKGVHLVIDQSRFPLKQAVYFDTPDGRMVFAIPRSQKTYVGTTDTVYDEDIAHPNMTSEDRTYLINAINFMFPDVNITEEDVESSWAGVRPLIYEKGKSASEISRKDEIWESESQLITIAGGKLTGYRKMAETVVNLLVKKFADEENRVFHPCQTRYLTISGGDVGGSANLKSYVHEQINYGMELGLTKIQAANLTHLYGSNVQKVFNIIRLRKEEMAASQLPVELFAKLTYAIEEEMATTPVDFFNRRTGDLLFNIKFVHEWKDNVISFMEKELSWTPERTAELTAELNNALKDAVIPVDLLK, from the coding sequence ATGGAATTTTCTGCACGAGAACGTAAAGATATTCAAAATGAATTACAAAGTAAAACGTTTGACGTCCTCATTATCGGCGGCGGCATTACAGGTGCTGGTATCGCTTTAGATGCTGTAACACGCGGAATGACAGTGGCACTTGTGGAGATGCAGGATTTTGCAGCTGGGACTTCAAGCCGTTCTACAAAGCTTGTTCATGGGGGACTTCGTTATTTAAAACAGTTTGAGGTGGGGATGGTTGCTGAAGTTGGAAAGGAAAGAGCCATCGTCTATGAAAATGGTCCGCACGTTACGACACCAGAATGGATGCTGTTACCAATCCATAAGGGCGGCACTTTTGGTAAGTTTAGTACATCAATCGGTCTTAAACTATATGACTTTTTAGCAGGTGTGAAAAGCGGTGAGCGCCGACAAATGTTAACTGATGTTGAAACGTTAAATAAAGAAGCGCTTATTAAGAAGCAAGGTTTAAAGGGCGGAGGCTATTATGTTGAGTATCGAACAGATGATGCCCGTCTCACAATCGAAGTATTGAAAAAAGCTGTTGAACAAGGAGCAGTCGCTTTAAATTATTCAAAAGTAACTGAACTAATATATAAAAATAATAAAGTTGCAGGTGCATCAATTGTTGATCAGCAATCTTTTGCGGAGTATGAAATTAATGCGAAAAAAGTCGTCAATGCAGCAGGTCCGTGGGTCGATACCATTCGGGAGAAGGATCAATCAAAAGAGGGAAAAATGTTGCAATTAACGAAGGGAGTTCATTTAGTAATTGATCAATCGCGGTTTCCGCTCAAACAGGCAGTCTACTTTGATACGCCTGACGGACGAATGGTATTTGCAATTCCACGTTCGCAAAAAACCTATGTAGGAACGACAGATACAGTATATGATGAGGATATCGCCCATCCGAATATGACTAGTGAAGATCGAACGTATCTTATTAACGCGATCAATTTTATGTTTCCTGACGTCAACATAACAGAAGAAGATGTTGAATCGAGCTGGGCTGGTGTCCGTCCATTAATTTATGAAAAAGGTAAATCAGCTTCAGAAATATCAAGAAAAGATGAAATTTGGGAATCAGAATCACAACTAATTACAATTGCTGGAGGAAAGCTGACTGGTTATCGGAAAATGGCGGAAACAGTTGTTAATTTGTTAGTGAAAAAATTTGCGGATGAAGAAAACCGTGTCTTTCATCCATGTCAAACAAGATACTTAACTATTTCGGGCGGAGATGTAGGAGGATCCGCCAACTTAAAAAGCTATGTACATGAGCAAATAAACTACGGAATGGAACTCGGTTTAACAAAAATCCAAGCGGCAAATCTTACGCATCTATATGGTTCAAACGTACAAAAAGTATTTAACATCATTCGTTTACGAAAAGAAGAAATGGCTGCATCTCAACTTCCCGTCGAATTATTTGCTAAGCTTACTTATGCAATAGAGGAAGAAATGGCGACAACCCCCGTTGATTTTTTTAATCGTCGAACTGGTGATTTATTGTTTAATATTAAGTTCGTGCACGAATGGAAAGACAATGTCATTTCCTTTATGGAAAAGGAATTAAGCTGGACTCCAGAACGAACAGCTGAATTAACAGCAGAGCTAAATAACGCTTTAAAAGATGCAGTTATACCAGTAGATTTACTTAAATAA
- the thiW gene encoding energy coupling factor transporter S component ThiW produces the protein MFSTRKLTLTAMFTAVGTITSHLVFIPVGFAKIFPVQHFLNVLSAVMLGPFYAVLQASSVSLLRNLMGTGSLFAFPGSMIGAFLAAIVYQKVKKPGAAAIGEVVGTGIFGAMMSFPLSALILGQDVALFGFVPSFLVSSFTGGILGYCLLKVLINHNAFVTITGRLEK, from the coding sequence CTGTTTTCAACAAGAAAATTAACGTTAACAGCTATGTTTACAGCAGTAGGGACCATCACAAGCCATTTAGTGTTTATTCCAGTTGGATTTGCAAAAATATTCCCGGTCCAACATTTTTTAAATGTTTTATCTGCTGTAATGCTAGGGCCATTTTATGCTGTATTACAAGCGTCTTCGGTGTCTTTGCTGCGCAACTTGATGGGCACAGGTTCACTATTTGCGTTTCCAGGAAGCATGATTGGGGCGTTTCTTGCGGCAATTGTATATCAGAAAGTGAAGAAGCCAGGTGCCGCCGCAATTGGAGAAGTTGTTGGGACTGGGATTTTCGGTGCAATGATGTCTTTTCCGCTTTCAGCGCTCATACTTGGTCAAGATGTAGCTTTGTTTGGCTTCGTTCCATCATTTTTAGTCAGTTCATTTACAGGGGGAATTTTAGGCTATTGTTTATTAAAGGTTTTAATTAATCATAATGCTTTTGTAACGATAACAGGGAGGTTGGAAAAATGA
- the thiD gene encoding bifunctional hydroxymethylpyrimidine kinase/phosphomethylpyrimidine kinase, with amino-acid sequence MKTALTIAGSDSSGGAGIQADLKTFSAHGVYGMSVITAITAQNTLGVRSVQNIDLAIIRDQIDAIFEDIDVHSVKIGMLSNSEIIKTVAERLTYYKPNEIVLDPVMVSKSGSDLLQEEAVASLVQYLLPIATVITPNLPEAEKLTGKAISTVEEMRQACKDLKKSGVQYVLIKGGHLKGKPIDLLYDGNEFLSFEAERIETKNTHGTGCTLSSAIASNLALGMNIHNAVQQAKEYITTAIKHSLSIGNGHGPTHHFYQLYKKAKIHD; translated from the coding sequence ATGAAAACAGCACTAACAATTGCGGGCTCAGATAGTTCCGGCGGTGCAGGTATTCAAGCAGATTTAAAAACTTTTTCTGCCCATGGTGTTTATGGGATGTCGGTGATTACAGCGATTACCGCACAAAATACGTTAGGTGTTCGTTCTGTTCAAAATATAGATTTAGCGATTATTCGTGATCAAATAGATGCTATTTTTGAAGATATTGACGTTCATAGTGTAAAAATAGGCATGCTATCAAACTCTGAAATAATCAAAACAGTCGCAGAACGATTAACCTACTACAAACCGAACGAGATCGTTCTTGATCCTGTAATGGTGTCGAAAAGCGGAAGTGATTTATTACAGGAAGAAGCTGTTGCGTCACTAGTTCAATATTTATTGCCGATCGCAACGGTGATTACTCCTAACTTACCTGAAGCCGAAAAGCTAACAGGTAAAGCGATTTCAACTGTCGAAGAGATGCGGCAGGCATGTAAAGATTTAAAAAAATCTGGCGTTCAATATGTACTTATTAAAGGAGGACATCTAAAAGGAAAGCCAATCGACCTTCTCTATGATGGGAATGAATTTTTAAGTTTTGAAGCAGAGCGAATCGAAACTAAAAATACACATGGAACAGGCTGTACGTTATCCTCCGCTATTGCTTCTAATCTTGCATTGGGCATGAATATTCACAATGCGGTACAGCAAGCAAAAGAATATATTACAACGGCAATTAAACATAGTCTATCAATTGGGAACGGTCATGGTCCTACACACCATTTTTACCAGTTATATAAAAAAGCAAAAATACACGATTAA
- the thiM gene encoding hydroxyethylthiazole kinase, which produces MKNSIKQLFDDVRTKNPLIHHITNTVTMNDCANVTLAIGGSPVMADSPEEAPAMTELAQALVINFGTIATDTFQAMIKAGKAANHLGIPVIFDPVGVGATSFRTEKAKELLKEVNIQLIRGNVTEVMGLLGLSAETRGVDAGKTSIDRQQLATKAAQEFRSIVVISGKIDVISDGQNIVSIANGHEMLTKITGTGCMTASLIGFFAGVTENFFHAAIAGISIMSIAGERAVRSLRQGEGVGTFKVKLFDEISSIDGGRWEEEVNFK; this is translated from the coding sequence ATGAAAAATTCAATCAAGCAGTTATTCGATGATGTTCGTACTAAAAATCCCCTCATTCATCATATTACAAATACGGTCACAATGAACGATTGTGCAAATGTCACTTTAGCAATCGGGGGCTCTCCTGTTATGGCTGACAGTCCTGAAGAAGCACCAGCTATGACTGAACTAGCTCAAGCGCTCGTCATTAATTTTGGAACGATTGCAACGGATACATTTCAAGCAATGATAAAGGCGGGGAAAGCAGCCAATCATCTTGGAATTCCCGTCATTTTTGACCCGGTGGGTGTTGGGGCAACCTCTTTTCGGACTGAAAAAGCGAAAGAACTTTTAAAGGAAGTGAATATCCAACTTATTCGGGGAAATGTAACTGAAGTGATGGGGTTATTAGGATTGTCTGCTGAGACACGAGGTGTTGATGCTGGAAAAACATCAATCGATCGTCAACAGCTTGCGACTAAAGCAGCTCAAGAATTTCGCTCAATCGTTGTGATTAGCGGTAAAATCGATGTCATTTCAGACGGTCAAAACATCGTTTCAATTGCTAACGGTCATGAAATGTTAACGAAAATAACAGGAACTGGCTGTATGACAGCGTCGTTAATCGGTTTTTTTGCCGGGGTAACTGAAAATTTCTTTCATGCTGCAATCGCAGGGATTTCAATCATGAGTATTGCTGGTGAACGTGCAGTTCGTTCGTTGCGTCAAGGTGAGGGAGTCGGTACATTCAAAGTGAAGCTTTTCGATGAAATTTCCTCTATTGATGGCGGACGTTGGGAAGAGGAGGTCAATTTTAAATGA
- the thiE gene encoding thiamine phosphate synthase: protein MSKIVNVDYQLYLVTPSNLEIDELCKKVEQAVLGGVTVVQLREKDAAGLEFYEKASKLKKMLAHYHVPLIINDRVDVALAVNADGVHIGQKDLPLSKVKALLPSHMLVGVSAKTIEEAKKAELEGADYLGIGAVFPTKTKQDANIISVEGLKQISAAVQLPKVAIGGITLENISLLQNTNINGVAVVSAIFQTESPKESAKQFKNLLSLN from the coding sequence ATGAGTAAAATAGTGAATGTAGATTATCAGCTTTATTTAGTTACTCCTAGTAATTTAGAAATAGATGAGCTATGTAAAAAAGTAGAACAAGCTGTTCTTGGAGGGGTTACGGTTGTTCAACTCAGAGAAAAAGATGCTGCTGGATTAGAGTTTTATGAAAAAGCAAGCAAGTTAAAGAAGATGCTAGCTCATTATCACGTTCCCCTTATTATTAATGACCGTGTTGATGTTGCCCTTGCTGTAAATGCAGATGGGGTTCATATTGGACAAAAAGATTTGCCGCTCTCAAAAGTTAAAGCTTTGCTTCCATCTCATATGCTTGTCGGTGTTTCCGCAAAGACGATAGAAGAAGCAAAAAAAGCGGAGCTGGAAGGAGCAGATTATTTAGGAATCGGTGCTGTTTTCCCAACAAAGACAAAACAGGATGCAAATATTATTTCTGTCGAAGGCTTGAAACAAATTTCTGCGGCTGTACAGCTTCCAAAGGTTGCTATTGGTGGCATTACACTAGAAAATATAAGTTTATTACAAAATACGAACATCAATGGAGTTGCTGTTGTCTCAGCAATTTTTCAAACGGAATCACCGAAAGAGTCGGCGAAGCAGTTTAAAAATTTATTATCATTAAATTAA
- a CDS encoding cold-shock protein, with translation MQNGKVKWFNAEKGFGFIEVNGGEDVFVHFSAIQTDGFKTLEEGESVTFDIVEGNRGPQAANVQKA, from the coding sequence ATGCAAAATGGTAAAGTAAAATGGTTTAATGCAGAAAAAGGCTTTGGATTTATCGAAGTTAATGGAGGAGAAGATGTATTTGTTCACTTCTCAGCTATTCAAACTGATGGCTTTAAAACTTTAGAAGAAGGCGAATCAGTTACTTTCGACATTGTTGAAGGAAACCGTGGTCCTCAAGCAGCAAACGTTCAAAAAGCATAA